The Camarhynchus parvulus unplaced genomic scaffold, STF_HiC, whole genome shotgun sequence sequence ccagggcacagcagcctccaCACAAACCACACTGGGCCCTCAGAGCAGCAATCAAGCCTTGATcacaggagggagcacagccccaCCCTGCCCACACCATCGGGACCccacaccccagagcagagccccgcaggatcacagaatgggtgggttggaaggaaccttaaagaccCATCTTGTTTCAGCCTTCTGGCAGAGGTAGGCACACTGTCCACtagttgctccaagccccatccaacctggccttggacactttcagggatggggcagccgtAATTTCTCTGGacagccagtgccagggctcctccagccacacagggaagaatttctccctaatatctaATGTAACCTtgccctctgtcagtgtgaagctgTTCTGCCTTGCCCTGTCACTTCAGGTTCTTGtgcaaagtccctctccagctctcttggagcttCTTTAGGCTCGGGAAGGTGCTCCAAGGTTTCCCCAGAGacttctcttctccaggctgagcaactccagctctcagcctgtctccatagCAGAAGTGCTCCAACCCTTGGGTCATAGTCACTGCCTCCTGCCCACACCATCAGCCCCATGCCCTGGCAGCACGAGGCAGGAGGGGGTGTGGCAACTGAGCCCCCTTGGTGCAACACTCCGAACCGAAGGCATAAAGAACCAATGTGaacctgctctgccaggctgggaactTTGCATGCAGCACTGTAGTGATCAGAACCAGCTCACCAGACTCCCAAGAGGAACTTCTACCCACAGCCAGAGACTTGCCCTGTCCTTCTCATATTCCCCACTACTGCCCACTCCCTCCTTGCCTCCATTCCACCTCCCCACACTGTCCCAAGATCAAACACAGGGGCCTTGAGCTGTCCTCAATCCACACAGGATTTCATGACAGAAGTTGCCCCTCCTTACCCGAGGACAGGGTGCTGGGATGGGTCATTCCAATTTCATGAGCTCCACGTCAAAAATTAGAGTGGCGTTTGGTGGGATGATCCCTGGGTGGCCAGTGGAGCCGTAGGCATAATCTGGGGAGATGGTCATCTTTGCCCGCTGACCAACGCTCatctggggcagggacagaaaCACAGGGACATCAGGAGATGGGCACAACTGCCAGGTGGGTGACAGAGGAGGGACAAACACACCTGTCCCTACTGCTTTCCCTACACTGGGCAAGAGTACAGACTCAAAGGAGAGGAACAGGAAGAATgtcagagggaaaaggcaggCAGCAtgagctggaaaaggagcagggcTTGAGATGTCCTTCACACAAGGGAAGGCAAGGAATGCCAGGCCATTCCCtccagccaccagcaccctTGTGCTTGTGCAGCCAGCACGGCACAGAGCGAGCAGCGTCACACGGGCAGGAgctgaagctgtgctgtgcccacagcGTGGGAtcacagcctggagctgtgctgtgcccaccaGCCCTCCCTGTGCGTGGGCTCTGGAGCCCGGGAGGCCGGAGCGCTCCCGCCGTGCTCCTCCAGAGCTCGCTCGGTGCAGAAATGTCACCGCTGAGTCACCGACGTGCCGTAGGTGTTGCTGGGGCCTGGCCCGGCTCCATTCCTGCCAGCTGGCAGGTGGCAATGCAGAAGGTGATATTCACACCCACACCTCCCAGCGCTGAGGGGGTGGAACAggggaataaaataaagaaataataaaagaggGAATGAGCTGCATGCGCACTGATTGCTGCCCACGCTGCAGCTCCCGGCGCGGCGCAGCCCGGCACGGGGAGCGCGAGGCAGAGGAGCTCCAGGCACCTGAGCGACTCCTTCCTCCCAGCCACGGATCACCTCCTGCTTGCCCATCACAAACTTGAACGGCTTGTTCCTGTCGCGGGAGGAATCAAACTTCTTCCCATCCTCCAGCATACCTGGGGAGACAGAGGGAGATGGTGATACAGGGACAGAGCCACGCGTGCCAATGTGAGATGCTGTGACCTGGCAGCCCGAGCAGGTGACAGGCACGTGGCTCTGAGTCAAAGATGTGTCTCAGCTTGtcctccttttccctgggaaacaccTGTACAGGAGGGGAAACCCCTGTGGCATCACCCATCCCGGGGCAGGGAAGGATGACACTTAGCTGTTTCAGCCCAAAAGAAGTGCTCCTCTGGGCCAGGACCAAGAACTGACAGATGGATGGGGGAAGAAAATCTTGcccatcctgcagcaccaccaACAGCCATTTATCATCAAACAGCAGGATCCGACCTTGTACTTCCCATCCCACCAGAAAACATAGCTCTCACTCACCAGGCTTCTATCTTCAGGCACCCAAAACACTGATGACACTCCAGTGCCCCATCTGGAGGCTGTGATtggcctccagccctgcctgtgcccagctgatTTAAGCCAAATTCCTCCTGGACCTGGGAATGACGATGGGGAGAGGCAGCACCAAGTGCTGGATGCATGTGCCTGGGGCAGCCCTCATTCCCCAGCACgggctgagccaggctgatATCCCCAGAGCTAAATATAACTCCCCAACATGAGCTAAGGAGGAatttcctcccctcccttgcTCCCTGCCTGACCTTCTTGGGGAATCTTGGAGCTGGCGCTGCCTTATAGGAGCAGTAACTCCACCAGTGAACTCCTGcaaggcagctccagctctacATTAACACAGCCAgggccctgtgcaataaaccctGTGTGATAAGAGCACAATTAAGCTCCCTTCAACACTTCACTTCCCAAAACAGCCTGAAAATCCTGCTATCCTGACTGGAAACTGCTCTACAGTCTTGAAAAACCATACTTCCTCGGGATGGCCCTGGGCAGATTGACTTCCTTTTGCCAGGGCAATGCGTGCAAgggaaaatgtgtctgtgaaaAAGATGGGATGggggagctcagcccctgcctgcacagTGACCAGgaatggcacagggatggggaatgttGAATGCAAagaagggaatgggaaaaaatacatcACTTTTGCAGGGGAAACAAGCACCAAGACCTGTGGGCTCCTCTCAGGGAGCAGAattaagtttttaatttaacagaCAGCaaaaatcctgtgtccagtGTGTCGAGCATCAGCTCAGCCGGTCACGCTGCAGCCCTGGACTTTGGAATAGCAAATCTGGAGTTCTCTCATTTCCTCCTTCCAGGATAAACCTCTTGTTGCTGAACCTGCTTCCAGCCCGCCTGGCACTGCTCCTCGCTCCcgcctggcagcagggacagggcagcccaTGCTGGCTGGCACCAGCAGCGCTGCCTGCCTGCGGCCCCAGCTGACCCTGACTCCAAGCCCTCCAGTGCAGCAGAGGTGGCtgaggagggacagagaggacAGCTCTCTGCCACCCTTCTCCCTGCACATCCACCAAGGAAAAACCCCAGGGGCCACGCAGCACAACCCCCTGCTTGTCACAGCAAGCAGGGACTACTGGGATGCTCCCAGGGCATCTGCAGCCTGCAGAAGTGCATCCCATTTGATGTCCTGTCCAGGGAATACAGAGgcatcagcagcagtgcaggagatgctgccaaCCTTGCACAGGAGTGGATGGCACTGCCCAACTCCACTGCCAAGCTCACCGGTCCCAGTCCAGCCTCAGGAAGTGtttcagagctggcagctccccgGCTGCAGAAGAGAGGGATTGATGGACTATGCTGGTTGCAGCAGCCTGAGGGATCGATCACTCAGCTCTCCCAAAACAGGATAGA is a genomic window containing:
- the LOC115916646 gene encoding peptidyl-prolyl cis-trans isomerase FKBP1A, with translation MAVTAAAAHTRPLLRRAAGAAGASGTGTGMGVHVETIAPGDGRTFPKRGQTCVVHYTGMLEDGKKFDSSRDRNKPFKFVMGKQEVIRGWEEGVAQMSVGQRAKMTISPDYAYGSTGHPGIIPPNATLIFDVELMKLE